In Carassius carassius chromosome 14, fCarCar2.1, whole genome shotgun sequence, the genomic stretch tgtcaaaaaagttactcgaatcaatgaacagcactaataaagccccattcttatagatcattaactaaaaaaagttggtttagggtttagttactctttaaatacTTTAGCAATTATCGCCATGGAGTGAAGGCAGAGCAGTGTTTGTGATCAATTCAGTTAGGAGTGGGAAATGGTAAACCCAGAGCGGAGTGATTATTGAATGCTTGAAGTGTGGAGGGGAAATTGTTGCTTTCCACTCTGCTTACATCCTCTTATCTAAATATCTGtcttacataaaatgcattgctgattACTGCTTAAAGTGTtatgcagtttttctttttttctttttctcagattGTGAGAAAATGTAAGACTCCAAATCATTGCCATCTTAATACGTGGGCCTAATACAGAGCCCTGATGCACTCCATACTCCTGATTTCACACAAATTGGTAGCTATAGATGACAGGTGTTGTGATCTTTGCTATCAAAAGGTCTAATAGCACTAGAAGAGAAACAACTTGAATAAACACAGTTTATGAGCAAAGATGAGGCTTAATCCTGAATGAAATTGTTCAGAAATATGCAAAACGGTGCATAGTTGACACAACAttgtttttctaatattttagacataaatttGGAATTGACATATAATAAACAAGGACTCCTGGGTCAAGCTGTGTTTGATCAGGTGTTTGATAAACAGAGTGTCCTAAAGAAAGTGAGGAGTTAACAATATTGAGACAAGGTTCTTAGGATTGAGCATTCATGTTGGTTTTGATGTTTTCATATATGTTGCTTTGCGTctatttaatttctaaaaaatgtGTTCGCCTTTTTTCACTTTAGACCTGATGATCCCTAAAGAGGAAAGTGAAGAACTGAATGAAATGGAAGAGAAAGACCAGACACATAATTTCATGACCGAAGAACAATCCATACAGACTAAAAAtatttcctcacaaaaaaagacCAATATAACCAAATCGAAATGTTCTTTCATCTGCCCACAATGTGGAAAACGTTTCACTCAAAAAGCAAACCTTAAAGTCCACATTAGaagtcacactggagagaagccattcACCTGCAAACTGTGTGGGAGGAGCTTCTCACGAAAAGAAAGTCTTAAGATTCACATGacaattcacactggagagaagccatttGTATGTGGTCAGTGTGGAAAGCGTTTCAGATGTAAGGAAATCCTTAATTCCCACAAGAGGGTCCACTCGGTAGAGACCCATTTTAGATGTCATCAATGTGGAAGGATTTTCCGTTTCAAAAAAAACCTCAAtactcacatgagagttcactctggagagaagccttactcATGCCATCACTGCGGAAAGCGTTTCGTTCATAAAGTAAGCCACAAGAATCACATGAAGATTCACAATGAAGAGAAGCCATTCATGTGTGCTCAGTGTGGAACATGTTTCAAATATAAAGCAACCCTTAATGCCCACATGAGAGATCACACTGGAGAAACTCCATTCACCTGCAAACTGTGTGGGAAGAGCTTCTCACATAAAGGAAATCTTAAGactcacatgagaattcacaccggAGAGCAGCCGTTCACGTGtgaacagtgtggaaagagtttcagacgTAAAGAAACTCTCGATTCCCACGTGAGAGTTCACACTGGGGAGAGCCCTTACAGCTGCAAAGTGTGTGGGAATGGCTTCTCACGAAAGGGCAATCTTAATACTCACATGAAAATTCACACTGGTGAGAAGCCGTTCATTTGTGaccagtgtggaaagagttttagacGTAAAGAAACGCTTAATTACCACATCAGTATTCATTTAAGAGAGAACAGTTTAACATGTCatgagtgtggaaagagtttcacagaTAGTAATCTCCTTAAGAAGCATGTAGTCATTCACATCGGGGATAAGCCTTTCATGTGCTATTTCTGTGGAAAGACTTGTAAAAGCAAATCAAACCTTGAGAATCACATAAAGGTTCACacagg encodes the following:
- the LOC132157488 gene encoding gastrula zinc finger protein XlCGF26.1-like; this translates as MSFIKEENEDMKIEGALSVKQEDTDTQSDLMIPKEESEELNEMEEKDQTHNFMTEEQSIQTKNISSQKKTNITKSKCSFICPQCGKRFTQKANLKVHIRSHTGEKPFTCKLCGRSFSRKESLKIHMTIHTGEKPFVCGQCGKRFRCKEILNSHKRVHSVETHFRCHQCGRIFRFKKNLNTHMRVHSGEKPYSCHHCGKRFVHKVSHKNHMKIHNEEKPFMCAQCGTCFKYKATLNAHMRDHTGETPFTCKLCGKSFSHKGNLKTHMRIHTGEQPFTCEQCGKSFRRKETLDSHVRVHTGESPYSCKVCGNGFSRKGNLNTHMKIHTGEKPFICDQCGKSFRRKETLNYHISIHLRENSLTCHECGKSFTDSNLLKKHVVIHIGDKPFMCYFCGKTCKSKSNLENHIKVHTGEKPFTCQECGKGFTVKGNLHIHMRVHTGEKPYKCLQCEKSFTYPKDLKRHMHIKCENKTAVF